The Rhodocyclaceae bacterium genome segment GGCATGCCGGGCAGTGACCTCCCGCAGTGGTGCAGCCGCACAGGAGGAGTCCGTGTTCGAAAGTCCGACGATCCGGCTGGCGGCCGGCTTGCTGCTTTCCAGCAGCGTGGTGGCGGCGACACCCGCAGCGGCCCAGAAGTACCCTGACCGCCCGATCCGACTGATCGTGCCCTTCGCGGTCGGTGGGTCCTACGATCCGGTCGCCCGGGTGGTGTCCCAGTACCTCGGCGAAGACATGGGCCAGCAGCTCGTGATCGACAACCGTGCAGGGGCGAGCGGCATGATCGGGGCAGACATCCTGGCTCGCGCGACGCCCGACGGCTACACGATCGGCATGCTCGGGAACAACCATACGATTTCCACCGCGCTGCGCGACAAGGTGCCGTACGACCTGCTGAAGGATTTCATCCCGATCAGCCGTGTCGGCCTGGTCGACAACGCCGTGGTCGTGCATCCGTCGGTCCCGGTGAAGACGCTGATGGAACTGGTTGCGCTGACGAAGGCGAACCCGGGCAAGTTCAACTTCGGTTCTGGCGGCACTGCAGGTACCACGCATTTCGGCGGCGAGCTGTTCAACTCGCTGGCGGGCACCAAGGTGATCCACGTGCCGTACAAGAGCGGTGGCGGTGCCGTGGCCGCGCTGGTCGCAGGCGAGGTCCACATGATGGTCCTCAACATGATCAACGCCGATCCGCACATGCGCTCGGGCCGGATGCGCGGCCTGGCGATGGCTGCAAAGCAGCGCCACCCGCTCGCACCGAACATGCCGACCACCGCCGAAGCGGGCATGCCCGGGCTCGAGATGACCCAGTGGTACGGTATCCTGACGCCTCAGCGCACGCCGAAGACGGTGCTGGTGGCGCTCGGCAACGCGCTGCAGAAGATGTCCGGCCGCGACGACGTCAAGGCGAAACTCGCAACCCAGGGGATCGCGGTGCATTTCGAGACGCCTGCGGCCTTCGCGACGTTCATGCGCGAAGATATCGAGCTGTATCGCCGCATCGGGCGCGAGGCCAATATCCGGCCTGACTGAAGGCGTTGCAGTCGGTGCTCCACGACCGCACCGTCGGCCGTGGAGTCGCCGCAGCACGGCTCTGGCGGAACGGGGATCAGGCGGCGAAGGCCCGTACCCGTTCCTCGTCCACCTCGACCCCAAGCCCTGGACCCCGAGGCACCTGCACATGCCCGTTCGCATACTGCAGCGGCTGCACGAGGATGTCGTCCCTCAGGTAGGTACTGGTCAGCGCCACCCCCCATTGCAGCGACGGGATCGCCGCGGCAAGGTGCAGCAGGGCCGCAGTGCCCACGCCGGCCTCCGCGATCTTGCACGCGAGGTTTACCTTCATGCCGAGGCTGTCGCACAGCAGCGCCATCCGCCGGGTGGCCAGCAGTCCGCCGAGCTTGCCGAGCTTCAGGCTGGCCCCGGCCGCTGCACCGATCGCCTGGTGGTCGCGCAGGTCGCGCGCACTGCGCAGGCCTTCGTCGCAGCCGATCGCGATCGGGCTGGCCGCAGCGACGCGTGCCATGGCGGCGAGGTCGTCGCCGTGCACCGGCTGCTCGAGGAAGTCGAGCACGCTGGTCGCGCTGATCGCGCGTACGTATTCCACCGCATTCGCCTCGGTCCAGCCCTGGTTTGCGTCCGCGCAGACCAGTAACCCAGACCCTGCACCGCCGGTCCCGGGCCTGGCAGGCTCCGCGTCGGCGAGCGACTTTCCAAGGACGGCGCATACGGCGCGCGTGCGCTCGATATCCTCGTGCAGTTGCCGGGCACCGACCTTCAGCTTGAACGCCACGCAGCCGTCGGCCCGCAGCCTTGCCGCATCGGCGATGTCGGTATCGGTATTGCCGGAAGCGATGTAGCGCAGCACCGGTATGCTGTCCCGGCGACCGCTGCCGAGCAAGGCATGGACGGGCTGGCCCCGCACCTTTCCCAGCGCGTCGTACAACGCCACTTCGATGGCCGCCTTCACGCCGGGATTGCCGTAGAGCGCCTGCGCCATGCAGGCAACGGCGCCCTCGATATCGTCGAGCGATCGGCCCTCGAGCAGCGGCGCCACGAAACGCACGGCGTCGACCATGCCGGG includes the following:
- a CDS encoding tripartite tricarboxylate transporter substrate binding protein, with product MFESPTIRLAAGLLLSSSVVAATPAAAQKYPDRPIRLIVPFAVGGSYDPVARVVSQYLGEDMGQQLVIDNRAGASGMIGADILARATPDGYTIGMLGNNHTISTALRDKVPYDLLKDFIPISRVGLVDNAVVVHPSVPVKTLMELVALTKANPGKFNFGSGGTAGTTHFGGELFNSLAGTKVIHVPYKSGGGAVAALVAGEVHMMVLNMINADPHMRSGRMRGLAMAAKQRHPLAPNMPTTAEAGMPGLEMTQWYGILTPQRTPKTVLVALGNALQKMSGRDDVKAKLATQGIAVHFETPAAFATFMREDIELYRRIGREANIRPD